In a genomic window of Temperatibacter marinus:
- a CDS encoding PAS domain-containing protein, whose product MQIGEIASEYLNFWHSLPKNKDGLPTKSSFKLQRIPESIPHLLILDVYQDEAFYHANILFAGSAKCALFKAEMNGLNLLFLFDKNTKKQIYKDLKDVITTPSVYYLKSLTPYERGISTLDEVVAVPIYDEVEDKRLVYMLSHGEPASDFDPIDLVNARAKIIIKDHWLDIGHGIPKNKPALIIDDV is encoded by the coding sequence ATGCAGATCGGCGAAATTGCTTCTGAATATCTAAATTTTTGGCACAGCTTACCCAAAAATAAAGACGGCCTACCGACTAAATCCTCTTTCAAATTACAGCGGATTCCAGAGAGTATTCCCCATTTATTAATTCTGGATGTTTATCAAGACGAAGCTTTCTATCACGCGAATATTCTCTTTGCAGGCAGTGCGAAATGCGCCCTATTCAAGGCCGAGATGAACGGACTTAATCTCTTGTTTTTATTTGATAAAAATACAAAGAAACAAATCTATAAAGATCTTAAAGATGTCATCACGACACCTTCCGTCTATTACCTTAAATCACTGACCCCTTATGAGCGGGGCATCAGCACTCTGGATGAAGTAGTCGCCGTTCCAATCTATGATGAAGTGGAAGATAAACGTCTCGTCTATATGCTATCCCACGGTGAGCCTGCAAGCGACTTTGATCCCATAGACTTGGTAAATGCTAGAGCTAAAATCATTATCAAAGACCACTGGCTCGATATTGGTCATGGCATTCCCAAAAACAAACCTGCTCTGATTATTGATGACGTCTAA
- a CDS encoding L-threonylcarbamoyladenylate synthase: MIIKENAAGAKEKALDLLSNGELVAIPTETVYGLAADASNEQAVALIYAAKGRPSYNPLICHVSDIEMAARYVDIKTTAQKLIDKFWPGPLTFVLPRKQNCSLAKAVSAGLDTLAVRCPQNETIRALIAELNKPIAAPSANPSGKISPTCAADVEEGLGSKVSLILDGGPCVVGLESTIISIENNKISLLRPGTIQSDEIAAVAKCPVFDREGSEITAPGQLSSHYAPNTQVTLKYSGPPNDDIFIIGFGDNQGNLNLSAKGHLEEAGRNLFASLRKADQAGKKAIAVVPIPATGIGIAINDRLKRAAAPKDHA; this comes from the coding sequence GTGATCATTAAAGAAAATGCTGCAGGTGCGAAGGAAAAAGCCCTAGACCTCCTCTCTAATGGAGAGTTGGTTGCCATTCCCACTGAGACTGTCTACGGCCTTGCCGCTGATGCCAGCAATGAGCAGGCTGTTGCTCTAATTTATGCCGCCAAGGGTCGCCCTTCATATAACCCTTTAATCTGTCATGTTTCTGACATAGAAATGGCTGCGCGTTATGTTGATATTAAGACAACCGCCCAGAAATTAATCGACAAATTTTGGCCAGGTCCGCTCACATTTGTCTTACCGCGGAAGCAGAATTGCAGCCTTGCCAAAGCAGTCTCTGCTGGTCTTGATACTCTTGCTGTGCGCTGTCCACAAAATGAGACCATCCGAGCACTTATTGCAGAACTGAATAAACCAATCGCGGCACCCAGTGCCAACCCATCAGGCAAAATTTCTCCAACATGTGCCGCAGATGTAGAGGAAGGTCTGGGAAGTAAAGTCAGCCTCATTTTAGACGGTGGGCCTTGTGTTGTTGGCTTAGAATCGACTATTATTTCCATTGAAAACAATAAGATATCTCTTCTTAGACCTGGAACAATTCAGAGTGATGAAATTGCAGCTGTCGCAAAGTGTCCTGTTTTTGATCGTGAAGGATCAGAAATTACGGCTCCGGGGCAACTGAGCTCGCATTATGCTCCGAATACTCAAGTGACATTAAAGTATAGTGGACCACCTAATGACGATATATTCATTATAGGGTTTGGTGATAATCAAGGAAACCTGAATTTATCGGCAAAGGGTCATTTAGAGGAAGCCGGCCGAAATCTCTTTGCCAGTTTAAGAAAAGCTGATCAGGCTGGGAAAAAAGCCATTGCGGTTGTACCTATCCCTGCAACGGGTATTGGCATCGCCATAAATGATCGTTTGAAACGCGCTGCCGCACCCAAGGATCACGCATGA
- the dxs gene encoding 1-deoxy-D-xylulose-5-phosphate synthase has translation MTSRPETPLLDKITKPADLRKLEKSELRQFADELRQDMISAVSVTGGHFGAGLGVVELTTALHYVFNTPEDRLIWDVGHQAYPHKILTGRREQMRTIRQPKGLSPFTKRKESDFDPFGAGHSSTSISAAVGMAVANKMDGKPGKAIAVIGDGSISAGMAYEAMNNAREAGNRLVVILNDNDMSIAPAVGAMSAYLARVHSSKSFLSVRNWMKKLVDKLPRTLGDYFRRSEEYARGIATGGTLFDELGLYYVGPIDGHNMDHLIPILENVRDAEDQESPILVHVVTEKGHGHPFADPHQEKYHAVAKFDVVTGEQQKSAPKSPTYTNVYAEALIQAAEKDDKIVAITAAMPSGTGLDKFGKAFPERTFDVGIAEQHAVTFAAGLACEGYKPFATIYSTFLQRAYDQVVHDVCVQNLPVRFAIDRAGLVGADGPTHAGSFDITYLASLPNMVVMAAADEADLKHMIATAAAYDDGPIAVRYPRGEGMGVELPKEGEKLEIGKGRIMRKGTKVALLSLGARMAEALKAADELESRGLSTTVADARFAKPLDTGLVNDLALGHDLVVTIEEGSIGGFGSHVSDHLCETGLMDGPLRLRTMKLPDEFQEHGKPDEMYADAGLTADGIVETVLKALQRNDLSPAADESA, from the coding sequence ATGACAAGTCGTCCAGAGACGCCCTTACTAGATAAGATTACTAAGCCAGCTGACCTTAGAAAGCTTGAGAAATCAGAGCTGCGTCAGTTTGCGGACGAACTGCGTCAAGACATGATTAGCGCTGTGTCAGTTACGGGAGGTCATTTTGGAGCTGGGCTCGGTGTCGTAGAACTGACAACTGCGTTGCATTATGTTTTTAATACACCTGAAGATCGATTGATATGGGATGTGGGGCATCAGGCTTATCCTCATAAAATTCTTACAGGCAGGCGCGAACAGATGCGAACCATCCGACAGCCCAAAGGGTTATCGCCTTTTACCAAAAGGAAGGAAAGTGATTTTGATCCCTTTGGGGCAGGCCATTCTTCGACAAGTATTTCTGCTGCAGTGGGGATGGCAGTCGCGAATAAGATGGATGGTAAACCAGGTAAAGCCATTGCTGTCATAGGGGATGGATCAATCAGTGCTGGTATGGCTTATGAAGCTATGAACAATGCGCGAGAGGCTGGTAATAGACTGGTGGTCATTTTAAATGATAATGATATGTCAATTGCTCCTGCTGTAGGCGCGATGAGCGCTTACTTGGCCCGTGTACATAGCTCTAAGAGTTTCTTGAGTGTGAGAAACTGGATGAAGAAACTTGTCGATAAGTTACCGCGAACGCTTGGTGATTATTTTAGACGCAGTGAAGAATATGCACGGGGAATTGCCACAGGTGGGACGCTTTTTGATGAATTAGGTCTGTATTATGTAGGGCCTATTGACGGCCACAATATGGATCATCTGATCCCCATATTGGAAAATGTAAGAGACGCTGAAGACCAGGAAAGCCCGATACTTGTGCATGTGGTCACTGAGAAAGGACACGGTCATCCTTTTGCTGATCCTCATCAGGAGAAATACCATGCGGTGGCCAAATTTGATGTTGTGACAGGAGAACAACAAAAGTCTGCTCCTAAAAGCCCAACCTATACCAATGTCTATGCAGAAGCTCTCATCCAAGCTGCGGAGAAAGATGATAAAATTGTTGCCATAACTGCAGCGATGCCCTCAGGGACTGGGCTTGATAAGTTTGGGAAGGCCTTTCCTGAGCGAACTTTTGATGTTGGTATCGCTGAACAACATGCTGTAACTTTTGCTGCGGGGCTAGCCTGTGAAGGCTATAAGCCTTTTGCCACCATATATTCAACTTTTCTTCAACGGGCCTATGATCAAGTTGTTCATGATGTCTGTGTGCAAAATCTACCTGTAAGATTTGCTATTGATCGTGCAGGCCTTGTAGGGGCTGATGGTCCAACGCATGCCGGCTCTTTTGATATTACTTATCTTGCAAGCCTGCCAAATATGGTTGTAATGGCCGCTGCAGATGAAGCGGATCTCAAGCATATGATTGCCACAGCTGCCGCTTATGATGACGGGCCTATTGCTGTACGCTATCCCCGCGGAGAAGGGATGGGCGTTGAGCTTCCAAAAGAAGGCGAAAAGCTTGAGATTGGTAAAGGGCGTATCATGCGCAAAGGCACAAAGGTTGCTCTTCTCTCATTGGGGGCTCGCATGGCAGAAGCTCTAAAGGCAGCGGATGAACTTGAAAGCCGTGGTCTTTCTACAACAGTGGCAGATGCCCGCTTTGCAAAGCCATTGGATACAGGGTTAGTGAATGATCTAGCGCTTGGTCATGATTTGGTTGTTACAATTGAAGAGGGATCCATTGGGGGCTTTGGGTCTCATGTGAGCGATCATCTTTGTGAAACGGGACTGATGGATGGTCCTTTGCGATTGCGAACGATGAAATTACCAGACGAATTCCAAGAACATGGCAAACCAGATGAAATGTATGCTGATGCAGGCCTCACAGCAGATGGTATTGTTGAGACAGTTTTAAAGGCACTTCAAAGAAATGATTTATCTCCAGCGGCAGATGAGAGCGCCTAA
- a CDS encoding polyprenyl synthetase family protein, which produces MPDFQNQALLDALQSTSNAVEKVLDPMLALPKGPEARVVEAMRHAVFAGGKRLRPFLVLASSTLFDVGKHQALRVAAAIECVHTYSLVHDDLPAMDDDDLRRGQPTVHKAFDEATAILAGDALLTLAFDILSDEKTHPDANVRVRLIAALAQAAGHAGMVGGQMIDMRAEEFDLDQNAIYRLQQMKTGALIAFSVEAGAIMGHADSRMYQHLQGYARDLGLAFQIADDILDVESTTEEAGKAIGKDAEAGKATLLGLMGLERAKKQAQILADQAIEHLKEFDEKASLLRAVAHFAINRRK; this is translated from the coding sequence ATGCCAGATTTTCAAAATCAGGCTTTACTTGATGCCCTTCAATCAACGTCTAATGCCGTAGAAAAAGTACTAGACCCTATGCTAGCCCTTCCCAAGGGGCCTGAAGCTCGGGTAGTAGAGGCGATGCGTCATGCTGTCTTTGCAGGCGGTAAGCGGTTGCGGCCTTTTCTAGTTTTAGCCAGTAGTACTCTCTTTGACGTAGGGAAACACCAAGCGTTGCGTGTTGCAGCGGCAATAGAATGCGTTCATACATACTCGCTGGTTCATGATGATTTGCCTGCAATGGACGATGACGATTTGAGACGGGGTCAGCCAACCGTTCATAAAGCCTTTGATGAAGCAACAGCAATTCTGGCAGGAGATGCCTTGCTAACGCTTGCTTTTGATATTCTCTCAGATGAGAAAACCCACCCCGATGCTAATGTGCGGGTACGATTAATCGCAGCTCTAGCGCAAGCAGCAGGGCATGCAGGTATGGTTGGCGGTCAGATGATAGATATGCGTGCAGAAGAGTTTGATCTTGACCAAAATGCAATTTATCGTCTGCAGCAAATGAAAACAGGGGCTTTGATCGCCTTTTCAGTAGAAGCCGGCGCTATAATGGGTCATGCTGATAGTCGAATGTATCAACATTTGCAAGGATATGCGCGGGATTTAGGTCTTGCCTTTCAGATAGCGGATGACATCTTAGATGTTGAAAGTACGACAGAAGAGGCGGGAAAGGCTATTGGAAAAGATGCAGAAGCCGGCAAAGCAACACTTTTGGGCTTAATGGGACTTGAAAGAGCAAAGAAACAGGCCCAAATATTAGCAGATCAAGCGATAGAGCATCTAAAAGAATTTGATGAGAAAGCTTCCCTTTTGCGTGCTGTAGCTCATTTTGCTATAAACCGCCGAAAATGA
- a CDS encoding TlyA family RNA methyltransferase: MAKKIRADVALVERGQVESRAKAQALIMAGKVFLGEQKIAKAGHQIKEDQSLDVRGKEHPWVSRGGLKLEKAMKEYAIDPQGWTVIDVGSSTGGFTDVALSHGAACVYSVDVGHGQLAWKLRSDDRVVVLEKTNARYLTEEQISTAADMVVCDASFISLKTVLPAALSLTKEQACMAVLIKPQFEVGRDNVGKGGVVRDPALHKAVCDDMRDWVNSLSEWTVQGITESPIKGPEGNIEFLLYATKGAGNE, from the coding sequence ATGGCCAAGAAAATTCGTGCAGATGTTGCTTTAGTGGAACGCGGACAGGTTGAAAGTCGGGCCAAAGCTCAGGCCTTAATTATGGCAGGAAAAGTCTTTCTTGGTGAACAAAAAATCGCCAAAGCTGGCCATCAAATTAAAGAAGATCAATCCCTTGATGTAAGAGGGAAAGAGCATCCTTGGGTTTCTCGAGGGGGGTTGAAACTTGAAAAAGCCATGAAAGAATATGCAATTGATCCTCAGGGATGGACAGTGATAGATGTGGGTTCTTCAACGGGAGGGTTTACTGATGTTGCCCTTTCTCACGGGGCGGCATGTGTTTATTCAGTTGATGTTGGGCATGGACAGCTTGCTTGGAAATTACGCAGTGATGATCGTGTGGTTGTTCTTGAAAAGACAAACGCTCGCTATCTAACTGAAGAGCAAATCTCCACAGCAGCAGATATGGTTGTCTGTGACGCAAGTTTCATTTCTTTAAAAACAGTATTGCCAGCAGCACTGTCCCTTACCAAAGAGCAGGCTTGTATGGCAGTCTTGATTAAGCCTCAATTTGAAGTCGGCCGTGATAATGTTGGAAAAGGCGGCGTCGTCAGAGACCCAGCCCTTCATAAAGCTGTCTGCGATGATATGCGCGATTGGGTGAATAGTCTGAGTGAGTGGACAGTTCAGGGTATTACAGAAAGCCCAATTAAGGGCCCCGAAGGGAATATTGAATTCCTTCTTTATGCAACCAAGGGGGCGGGGAATGAATAA
- a CDS encoding acyl-CoA dehydrogenase has product MTDYKAPLEEISFVLETISSMKEWDKLPGFEDASEDMVAAILDEGGKFASEMIAPTNGPCDLFGAKLNDGVVTVSPELDPIHKAYVENGWNTLANNPEFGGQGLPETLSLAFAEMLTSANMAYSLHWILSNGAVSAIQAHGSDAIKEKYLPKMVSGEWSGSMNLTEPAAGSDVGALKTKAEPQEDGSYHIKGQKIFISWGEHELSENIIHLVLARTPGAPEGTRGISMFVVPKYLVKDDGTRGERNDVKCVGVEHKLGIHSSPTCVLSFGEKNSCVGYLVGRENKGMANMFTMMNHARIMVGLQGVSIGERAYQNAVNFAAERIQSAQIGSKDRSSVAIINHPDIRRTLMTMRAHIEAARAILYRNVWAIDQAHKSTDEEAKRLALGESDLLTPLSKAYATDIGCEVASMAVQVFGGMGYVEETGVAQFYRDIRIAPIYEGTNGIQALDLVGRKLNMDGGEHWKHMIAEIKAFVQSMDRSLSGQKEGLSEGIKALESASESLFANGFEGLVDTAAGATPYLRLFSTVVGAYLLAKQAVIAERRLAGDEGNPVFLKAKIVTAKFYIEQILPTAVCLLGPITAGADRLYEIEEEGFLRQG; this is encoded by the coding sequence ATGACTGATTATAAGGCTCCCCTAGAAGAGATCAGTTTTGTCCTAGAAACAATCAGCAGCATGAAAGAGTGGGACAAGCTCCCGGGCTTTGAAGATGCGTCTGAAGATATGGTGGCAGCTATCCTTGACGAGGGTGGGAAGTTTGCCAGTGAAATGATTGCCCCAACAAATGGTCCCTGTGATTTATTTGGTGCAAAATTGAATGATGGGGTTGTTACAGTTTCTCCAGAATTAGACCCAATTCATAAAGCTTATGTTGAGAATGGATGGAATACACTAGCCAATAATCCTGAGTTTGGTGGCCAAGGGCTTCCTGAAACATTATCGCTTGCTTTCGCAGAAATGCTAACTTCAGCGAATATGGCTTATAGTCTTCACTGGATTCTCTCTAACGGTGCCGTTAGTGCGATTCAAGCCCATGGGAGTGATGCCATCAAAGAGAAATATCTACCGAAGATGGTTTCTGGTGAATGGTCTGGCAGTATGAATTTGACCGAACCAGCTGCGGGATCGGATGTTGGGGCCTTAAAAACCAAAGCTGAACCGCAAGAAGACGGCAGTTATCATATCAAAGGTCAAAAGATTTTTATTTCTTGGGGTGAGCATGAATTGAGCGAAAATATCATTCACCTTGTGCTTGCACGGACGCCAGGCGCCCCTGAAGGAACGCGCGGCATTTCTATGTTTGTTGTCCCTAAGTATCTTGTGAAGGATGATGGAACACGAGGCGAACGGAACGACGTGAAATGTGTTGGGGTAGAGCATAAGCTTGGTATACATTCTAGTCCCACATGTGTCTTATCTTTTGGTGAAAAGAATTCTTGCGTTGGCTATCTTGTCGGCCGCGAGAATAAAGGTATGGCAAATATGTTTACCATGATGAACCATGCAAGAATTATGGTGGGCCTTCAGGGTGTTTCTATCGGCGAACGGGCCTATCAGAATGCTGTGAACTTTGCAGCAGAGCGCATACAGAGTGCTCAAATTGGATCAAAAGACAGATCGTCTGTGGCAATTATTAATCATCCTGATATTCGCAGAACGTTAATGACAATGCGTGCTCATATCGAAGCTGCACGTGCCATTCTTTACCGGAATGTTTGGGCCATTGATCAAGCTCATAAATCTACGGATGAAGAAGCGAAGCGCCTTGCATTAGGCGAATCTGATTTGCTAACGCCCCTTTCTAAAGCCTATGCAACTGATATCGGGTGTGAAGTCGCATCAATGGCAGTTCAAGTCTTTGGAGGTATGGGATATGTCGAAGAAACTGGCGTGGCGCAATTCTATAGAGACATTAGAATCGCCCCGATCTACGAAGGGACGAACGGCATTCAGGCTTTAGACCTTGTCGGGCGGAAATTGAATATGGACGGCGGTGAACATTGGAAGCATATGATTGCTGAGATCAAAGCTTTTGTTCAATCTATGGATCGCTCTCTTTCTGGTCAAAAGGAAGGACTTTCAGAAGGGATAAAAGCCTTAGAATCTGCCTCAGAAAGTTTATTTGCGAATGGCTTTGAAGGGCTCGTCGATACAGCTGCGGGCGCAACGCCTTATCTGAGGTTATTCTCAACTGTTGTCGGAGCGTATCTTCTTGCAAAGCAAGCCGTTATAGCGGAAAGACGCTTAGCCGGTGATGAGGGTAATCCTGTCTTCTTAAAAGCAAAAATTGTGACTGCTAAATTCTATATTGAACAGATTTTACCAACAGCTGTTTGTTTACTTGGCCCTATAACTGCGGGAGCTGACCGCCTCTATGAAATCGAAGAAGAAGGTTTCTTAAGGCAAGGATAG
- the rlmD gene encoding 23S rRNA (uracil(1939)-C(5))-methyltransferase RlmD, whose protein sequence is MNKGQERVLIEEIGAQGDGVGYIGEKAVYAPMTMPGDEILVEIIKEQKSSYATNLLRIEKNSAQRVDPLCQHFGKCGGCQLQMLPNDQYKKWIKKRITSALDHHELSTECVSEPLISPLHSRRRVALKVLKTGKSLKLGFNRQGSAQLVDLQECPVTEKTITALFSPLKELLNGVLKNRDSGNVHITLAHSGLDLLIDVPHELTLTDREALSDFAHKYDVAAIHWMDRDFMDPVLIRREPVMLFGDKLSELPPAAFIQATQAGEKSLIDEMAKAVRGHKRMADLFSGIGTFSLPLASEMQVLAVEGSKAATDALQNAVNSATGLKKILVRHRDLYRRPLTFKELEAFDAVVFDPPRAGAREQVIELAQSNVQTIVGVSCNPNTFGRDARLLVDGGYTLEKVVPVDQFLFSPHLEVVGIFRRHQ, encoded by the coding sequence ATGAATAAAGGTCAAGAACGGGTTCTCATCGAAGAGATTGGAGCGCAGGGAGACGGCGTCGGGTATATTGGAGAAAAGGCAGTCTATGCGCCAATGACAATGCCTGGAGACGAAATATTAGTCGAGATCATTAAAGAGCAAAAGTCTTCCTATGCGACTAACCTTCTTCGGATTGAAAAAAACAGTGCGCAAAGAGTTGATCCCCTTTGTCAGCATTTCGGTAAATGCGGTGGCTGTCAGTTACAGATGCTGCCTAATGACCAGTATAAAAAGTGGATTAAAAAGCGGATTACATCTGCACTGGATCATCACGAATTGTCAACAGAATGTGTCTCAGAACCGCTCATTAGTCCGCTTCATTCAAGACGGCGCGTTGCTTTAAAAGTACTTAAAACAGGAAAATCTCTGAAGTTAGGATTTAATCGTCAAGGGTCCGCACAGCTTGTTGACTTACAGGAATGCCCGGTGACTGAAAAAACCATCACAGCTTTATTTTCACCGCTGAAGGAGTTGTTGAATGGGGTGCTAAAAAATCGTGATAGTGGCAATGTGCATATTACCTTAGCTCACTCGGGTCTTGATCTGTTGATTGATGTTCCTCACGAGCTGACTTTAACAGATCGTGAAGCTCTATCAGACTTTGCTCATAAATATGATGTAGCAGCCATTCATTGGATGGATCGCGATTTTATGGATCCCGTTCTTATCAGGCGCGAGCCTGTAATGCTCTTTGGGGACAAATTGTCTGAACTGCCACCTGCGGCCTTCATACAGGCGACACAAGCCGGAGAAAAGAGCTTGATTGATGAAATGGCAAAGGCTGTAAGAGGGCACAAGCGTATGGCGGACCTTTTTAGTGGAATTGGCACATTCAGTTTACCGCTTGCTAGTGAAATGCAGGTTCTCGCCGTTGAAGGGTCAAAAGCTGCAACAGACGCACTCCAAAATGCCGTTAATAGTGCAACAGGCCTTAAGAAAATCCTTGTTCGGCATCGTGATCTTTATAGAAGGCCGCTGACTTTCAAAGAGTTGGAGGCGTTTGATGCTGTCGTATTTGATCCCCCTCGTGCGGGAGCAAGAGAGCAAGTTATAGAACTTGCACAATCGAACGTTCAAACAATTGTTGGGGTTTCCTGTAATCCAAATACGTTTGGCCGCGATGCTAGGCTGTTGGTTGATGGGGGATACACCCTAGAGAAAGTTGTCCCAGTGGATCAGTTCTTATTTAGCCCTCACCTGGAAGTGGTTGGGATCTTTAGACGTCATCAATAA
- a CDS encoding exodeoxyribonuclease VII small subunit, whose protein sequence is MTDIPADIQEMSFEAAMGALEQIVSKLESGQAPLEDSIDLYTRGTLLKKHCEAKLASAQSRIEKLTLSNDGPTGSETFESD, encoded by the coding sequence GTGACTGATATTCCAGCAGATATTCAGGAAATGAGCTTTGAAGCAGCTATGGGCGCGCTTGAGCAGATTGTATCTAAACTTGAAAGTGGTCAAGCACCACTAGAGGATAGTATTGATCTGTATACGCGGGGCACTCTTTTAAAGAAGCACTGCGAAGCAAAATTGGCTTCCGCCCAATCGCGTATTGAAAAGCTAACTCTTTCAAATGATGGGCCCACAGGTTCTGAAACATTTGAAAGTGACTAG
- a CDS encoding FAD-binding oxidoreductase — protein sequence MTIKTEHLRDFKALLPENQWTEDQNIIAPHLSEWRDKFHGSTPLMLMPMSTADVQKILILANKAEVNLSIQGGNTGLVGGSTPGLENREEILVSLKKMSRVEAPCSDTMTITVEAGAILSTVHTEAEPYHFPLSLASEGSCTIGGTMATNAGGIHVIRYGTMRHLVAGIEAVLPDGTIFSNLGGLKKDNTGFDLQNLLIGSEGTLGIITKAKLKLFPKPNTLVTGWLSVHDIDKCLPLMNALQTLSNQGLHAFEVMGKTGLDFVEKHMAGKAPVSQLAPWSILFDIEIEGPDSLEKALAECLDSGAITDAVIAQNKAQQKALWALRENLSEAQKYEGGSIKHDISLPLEQLASFMKQAPHRIQSIVKGARPTPFGHFGDGNLHYNIMQPETMAKETFLNHWPEMNAAIHDLVCSMKGSISAEHGIGTLKREELALRHPEKVAAFKKIKAALDPKDILNKGRVI from the coding sequence ATGACAATCAAGACTGAACATCTAAGAGATTTCAAAGCCTTGCTGCCTGAAAATCAGTGGACAGAGGATCAAAATATTATCGCCCCTCACTTAAGTGAATGGCGCGATAAATTTCATGGGTCGACCCCCCTGATGTTGATGCCCATGTCTACTGCTGATGTGCAAAAAATTCTAATTTTGGCCAACAAAGCAGAAGTAAACCTCTCTATTCAAGGGGGCAATACAGGATTGGTTGGGGGTAGTACTCCTGGATTAGAGAACAGAGAAGAAATCCTGGTCTCCCTAAAAAAGATGTCTCGTGTAGAGGCACCTTGCTCTGATACGATGACCATAACAGTGGAAGCTGGGGCCATTTTATCGACCGTTCACACAGAAGCAGAGCCTTATCATTTCCCTCTATCGCTCGCGTCAGAAGGCTCCTGTACAATTGGCGGGACGATGGCAACCAATGCAGGCGGCATTCATGTTATTCGTTACGGCACGATGCGTCATTTGGTTGCTGGTATCGAAGCTGTCTTGCCTGACGGCACTATTTTTAGCAACCTTGGTGGCTTAAAAAAAGACAACACGGGCTTTGATCTACAAAATCTACTTATTGGCTCTGAAGGAACGCTAGGAATAATCACAAAAGCAAAGCTAAAGCTTTTTCCAAAACCAAACACTCTTGTTACGGGGTGGCTCTCTGTCCATGACATTGATAAGTGCCTGCCTTTAATGAATGCTTTACAAACACTCTCAAATCAAGGGTTGCACGCCTTTGAAGTGATGGGCAAGACTGGCTTAGACTTTGTGGAAAAGCACATGGCGGGCAAAGCACCCGTTTCCCAGCTTGCCCCATGGTCAATTCTATTTGATATTGAGATTGAAGGTCCTGACAGCCTTGAAAAGGCACTGGCTGAATGTTTGGATAGCGGGGCCATCACTGATGCCGTCATTGCCCAAAATAAAGCACAACAAAAGGCTCTCTGGGCTTTAAGAGAAAATCTTTCAGAAGCCCAAAAGTATGAAGGGGGCAGCATAAAGCATGACATTAGCCTACCACTTGAGCAGCTTGCATCCTTCATGAAACAGGCCCCACATAGAATTCAATCTATTGTTAAAGGGGCGCGACCAACCCCCTTTGGGCATTTTGGGGATGGCAATCTCCATTACAACATCATGCAACCCGAAACCATGGCTAAAGAGACATTTTTAAACCACTGGCCAGAGATGAACGCAGCCATCCATGACCTAGTCTGCTCCATGAAGGGATCCATCTCTGCAGAGCATGGTATTGGTACCCTTAAACGTGAAGAACTAGCTTTGAGACATCCGGAAAAAGTTGCTGCTTTCAAAAAAATAAAAGCAGCTCTTGACCCTAAGGATATCTTAAACAAAGGACGCGTAATTTAA
- a CDS encoding alpha/beta fold hydrolase, translating into MKSLKIALYSFALFLAAFLVFSEPDLTIESLKVKYANEQSQWLALSGGTVHIQTYGDPKEASLFLIHGSNSSLHTWHPWIEILSDQFHIVAIDMPGHGLTGGYSCNYAYDCMTTVVEEVRQKLAVAQLYIAGNSMGGGISAHYALTYPDRVKGLILLDAAGVLTDEGETDRPLAFKLAPIPVINLLFEYITPRSVVVEGTKKSISNHTLITKEMIDRYFDLNRVEGNRRATRMRFAGYAKKQPDIQAEMITVPTLILWGEEDKLIHVSSAYEWDRRLPNGRLIVYPKVGHLPMEEIPLQSATAAKSFIFEIERP; encoded by the coding sequence ATGAAATCTCTCAAAATCGCTCTTTATAGCTTTGCTCTTTTTCTTGCTGCATTCCTTGTTTTCTCTGAACCTGATTTAACCATTGAATCGTTAAAGGTGAAATATGCCAATGAACAGAGCCAGTGGCTCGCGCTCTCAGGCGGTACAGTTCATATTCAAACGTATGGAGATCCAAAAGAAGCCAGCCTTTTTCTAATCCATGGATCAAATAGCAGCCTTCATACATGGCACCCCTGGATTGAGATACTAAGTGATCAATTTCATATTGTGGCTATAGATATGCCTGGCCATGGACTGACAGGGGGCTATTCTTGCAACTATGCCTATGACTGTATGACGACTGTTGTTGAAGAAGTTAGGCAAAAGCTAGCGGTCGCTCAGCTCTATATTGCAGGCAATAGCATGGGCGGCGGAATTAGCGCTCATTATGCGCTCACCTATCCAGACAGAGTGAAAGGGCTTATTCTATTGGATGCAGCGGGCGTTCTTACCGATGAAGGTGAAACGGATAGACCTCTTGCTTTTAAACTCGCTCCCATTCCGGTCATTAATTTACTATTTGAATATATAACACCGCGCAGTGTTGTCGTCGAAGGCACAAAAAAAAGCATTTCAAATCACACTCTCATCACTAAAGAAATGATTGATCGATATTTTGACCTTAATCGAGTGGAAGGAAATCGACGAGCTACACGAATGCGCTTTGCTGGCTATGCAAAAAAACAACCAGACATTCAAGCTGAAATGATCACAGTTCCCACCTTAATTCTATGGGGAGAAGAGGATAAGTTAATCCACGTCTCCTCTGCTTATGAGTGGGACAGGCGCTTACCAAACGGCCGCCTAATCGTTTATCCTAAAGTCGGTCATTTACCTATGGAAGAAATTCCCTTACAGTCGGCAACAGCAGCTAAATCTTTTATCTTCGAAATCGAAAGGCCCTAA